A window from Megalobrama amblycephala isolate DHTTF-2021 linkage group LG9, ASM1881202v1, whole genome shotgun sequence encodes these proteins:
- the csf3b gene encoding colony stimulating factor 3 (granulocyte) b, translating to MKFYLILAVHCCLTLVYAAPLRDPKMTHAVESAMSLAQKILRDIPGAHEACVTKTGLTLSGEAKDLEYLLSDIGIPAPPVLKSEELTMEVSLSRIVEGLELHHKLLQEIGAVLSSTEELNLLLADVTDLSTQLHEIQRLAQIPSTESKKAFTLQLDGDYQVRVAAHLSLKQLRSFTQDVFRSLRHIALSN from the exons ATGAAGTTCTACCTCA TTCTTGCAGTGCACTGCTGTTTAACGCTGGTTTATGCCGCGCCGCTCCGCGATCCAAAGATGACGCACGCGGTGGAGAGCGCCATGAGTTTAGCCCAGAAGATTCTGCGCGACATTCCCGGAGCGCATGAGGCGTGCGTCACAAAGACG GGTTTGACCCTCTCCGGTGAAGCAAAAGACTTGGAGTATTTATTGAGTGACATCGGCATCCCTGCGCCTCCAGTGCTCAAGTCAGAGGAGCTCACCATG GAAGTGAGTTTAAGCCGTATTGTAGAAGGTTTGGAGCTTCACCACAAACTTCTGCAGGAAATCGGAGCCGTCTTGAGCTCCACAGAAGAACTGAACCTCCTTCTTGCAGATGTCACAGATCTGTCCACTCAGCTGCATGAG ATTCAGCGGCTGGCCCAGATTCCCAGTACAGAATCCAAGAAAGCGTTTACCCTGCAGCTCGACGGCGATTATCAGGTGCGAGTGGCGGCTCATCTTTCCCTCAAGCAGCTGCGCAGCTTCACGCAGGATGTGTTTCGCAGTCTACGACACATCGCTTTGTCTAACTAG
- the kpnb1 gene encoding importin subunit beta-1, translated as MELITILEKTVSPDRNELEAAQKFLEQAAIENLPTFLVELSKVLANPGNTQVARVAAGLQVKNSLTSKDPDVKTQYQQRWLAIDASARREIKNYVLQTLGTETYRPSSASQCVAGIACAEIPVNQWPELIPQLVANVTDPSSTEHMKESTLEAIGYICQDIDPEHLQDNANQILTAIIQGMRKEEPSNNVKLAATNALLNSLEFTKANFDKETERHFIMQVVCEATQCPDTRVRVAALQNLVKIMSLYYQYMETYMGPALFAITIEAMKSDIDEVALQGIEFWSNVCDEEMDLAIEATEASEQGRPPEHTSKFYAKGALQYLVPILTQTLTKQDENDDDDDWNPCKAAGVCLMLLATCCEDDVVPHVLPFIKEHIKHPDWRYRDASVMAFGSILEGPELNQLKPLVIQAMPTLIELMKDPSVVVRDTTAWTLGRICDLLPEAAINEVYLAPLLQCLIEGLGAEPRVASNVCWAFSSLAEAAYEATDAADDQEEPSTYCLSSSFELIVQKLLETTDRPDGHQNNLRSAAYEALMEIVKNSAKDCYPAVQKTTLVIMERLQQVLQMESHIQSTSDRIQFNDLQSLLCATLQNVLRKVQHQDALQISDVVMASLLRMFQSTAGSGGVQEDALMAVSTLVEVLGSDFLKYMEAFKPFLVIGLKNYAEYQVCLAAVGLVCDLCRALMANILPYCDEIMQLLLENLGNENVHRSVKPQILSVFGDIALAIGGEFKKYLDIVLDTLQQASQAQVDKTDYDMVDYLNELREGCLEAYTGIIQGLKGDQENVHPDVMLVQPRVEFILSFIQHIAEDEDRSDGVVANAVGLIGDLCTTFGKDVMKLVEVRPQINDLLTEGRRSKITKTKTLATWATKELRKLKSQA; from the exons ATGGAGCTGATCACAATCCTCGAGAAAACCGTGTCTCCAG ATCGGAATGAGCTGGAAGCGGCGCAGAAGTTTCTGGAGCAGGCGGCCATCGAGAACCTG CCGACCTTCCTGGTGGAGCTGTCCAAAGTGTTGGCCAATCCCGGGAACACACAGGTGGCACGAGTCGCTGCCGGTCTGCAGGTGAAGAACTCTCTGACGTCGAAGGATCCGGATGTGAAGACGCAGTACCAGCAGAGATGGCTGGCCATCGACGCCAGCGCCCGCAGAGAGATCAAGAACTAC GTGTTGCAGACTCTGGGCACAGAGACCTATCGGCCGAGCTCAGCGTCTCAGTGTGTGGCTGGTATCGCGTGCGCGGAGATCCCTGTCAATCAGTGGCCTGAGCTCATCCCTCAGCTGGTGGCCAATGTGACAGACCCCAGCAGCACAGAGCACATGAAGGAGTCCACGCTGGAGGCCATCGGATACATTTGCCAGGACATC GACCCAGAGCACCTTCAGGACAACGCCAACCAGATCCTGACGGCCATCATCCAGGGCATGAGGAAGGAGGAGCCCAGCAACAACGTCAAACTGGCTGCCACTAATGCGCTCCTCAACTCGCTGGAGTTCACAAAAGCCAACTTTGATAAGGAG ACTGAGAGACACTTCATCATGCAGGTTGTCTGTGAAGCCACACAGTGTCCGGACACCAGG GTGAGAGTGGCTGCCTTACAGAACCTGGTGAAGATCATGTCCTTGTATTATCAGTACATGGAGACGTACATGGGCCCTGCGTTGTTTGCT ATCACAATAGAGGCCATGAAGAGCGACATTGATGAAGTGGCCTTACAGGGGATTGAGTTCTGGTCCAACGTCTGCGACGAGGAAATGGATCTGGCCATTGAAGCCACTGAG GCCTCTGAACAGGGTCGTCCTCCAGAGCACACGAGCAAGTTTTACGCAAAAGGAGCTCTGCAGTACCTGGTGCCGATCCTAACACAGACGCTCACCAAACAG GATGAGAATGACGACGATGACGACTGGAACCCGTGTAAGGCTGCTGGCGTGTGTCTGATGCTTTTGGCAACGTGTTGTGAGGACGATGTGGTGCCACACGTGCTGCCCTTCATCAAAGAGCACATCAAACACCCCGACTGGCGCTACCGTGACGCCTCCGTCATGGCCTTCGGCTCCATTCTGGAGGGTCCTGAACTCAACCAGCTCAAACCACTCGTCATTCAG GCCATGCCCACCCTCATTGAGCTGATGAAGGACCCCAGTGTGGTGGTGAGAGACACGACGGCCTGGACGTTGGGACGCATCTGTGATCTGCTCCCTGAGGCCGCCATCAATGAGGTGTATCTGGCCCCTCTGCTCCAGTGCCTGATCGAGGGTCTCGGGGCCGAGCCTCGCGTGGCCTCCAACGTCTGCTGG GCTTTCTCTAGTTTGGCTGAAGCTGCATACGAGGCCACAGATGCTGCCGACGATCAGGAAGAGCCTAGCACATACTGCCTGTCCTCTTCCTTTGAGCTCATTGTCCAGAAACTGCTGGAGACCACAGACAG GCCAGATGGGCATCAGAATAACCTGCGCAGTGCAGCGTATGAGGCTCTGATGGAGATCGTGAAGAACAGTGCAAAGGATTGTTACCCAGCGGTGCAGAAGACCACACTGGTCATTATGGAGCGACTGCAGCAGGTCCTGCAAATGGAG TCTCACATCCAGAGCACGTCAGACAGGATCCAGTTCAATGACCTGCAGTCGCTCCTGTGCGCCACCCTGCAG AACGTCTTGCGGAAGGTGCAGCATCAGGATGCGCTGCAGATCTCAGACGTGGTGATGGCGTCTCTGCTGCGCATGTTTCAGAGCACCGCCGGCTCTGGAGGCGTTCAGGAGGACGCGCTCATGGCCGTCAGCACTTTGGTGGAAG TTTTGGGCAGTGATTTCTTGAAATACATGGAAGCCTTCAAGCCGTTCCTGGTCATTGGGCTGAAGAATTACGCTGAATATCAG GTGTGTCTGGCTGCGGTGGGGCTGGTGTGTGATCTGTGTCGAGCGCTGATGGCCAATATCCTGCCTTACTGTGATGAAATCATGCAGCTGCTGCTGGAAAACCTGGGT AACGAGAATGTGCACAGGTCTGTGAAACCCCAGATCCTGTCTGTCTTTGGCGATATTGCTCTTGCCATTGGAGGGGAATTCAAGAAGTACCTGGACATTGTGCTGGACACGCTGCAGCAGGCCTCGCAGGCACAGGTGGACAAG ACAGACTATGATATGGTGGACTATTTGAATGAGCTGAGAGAAGGCTGTCTGGAAGCTTACACTGGGATCATCCAGGGCTTGAAAGGAGACCAGGAGAATGTACACC CCGATGTAATGCTGGTACAACCTCGTGTCGAGTTTATCTTGTCTTTCATTCAACACATTGCTGAGGATGAAGACCGTTCCGACGGAGTTGTTGCCAACGCCGTAGGCCTCATAGG TGACCTGTGTACAACTTTTGGGAAAGATGTGATGAAGCTGGTGGAGGTTCGACCTCAGATCAACGATCTGCTGACTGAAGGCCGGAGGTCCAAGATCACAAAGACCAAGACTTTAGCCACATGGGCCACGAAGGAGCTACGCAAGCTGAAGAGCCAAGCTTG A
- the ube2m gene encoding NEDD8-conjugating enzyme Ubc12, translating to MIKLFSLKQQKKDEESAGGTRAGAGGKKASAAQLRIQKDINELNLPKTCEIVFPDQDDLLNFKLIISPDEGFYKGGKFVFSFKVGQGYPHDPPKVKCETMVYHPNIDLEGNVCLNILREDWKPVLTINSIIYGLQYLFLEPNPEDPLNKEAAEVLQTNRRLFEQNVQRSLRGGYVGATYFERCLK from the exons ATGATCAAGCTTTTCTCGCTGAAGCAGCAGAAGAAGGACGAGGAGTCCGCCGGAGGAACGAGAGCCGGAGCCGGCGGAAAGAAGGCGAGCGCGGCCCAGCTGCGGATACAGAAGG ACATCAATGAGCTGAACCTCCCAAAGACGTGTGAGATCGTTTTCCCTGATCAAGACGATCTGCTCAACTTCAAACTCATCATCTCGCCGGACGAG GGTTTCTATAAAGGTGGGAAATTTGTCTTCAGTTTTAAG gtaGGACAGGGGTACCCTCATGACCCGCCAAAGGTCAAATGTGAAACGATGGTTTATCACCCCAACATTGACCTCGAAGGCAACGTCTGTCTAAATATTTTGAG AGAAGACTGGAAGCCAGTATTGACGATTAACTCCATCATATACGGACTACAGTATCTGTTCCTC GAGCCAAATCCCGAAGATCCGCTGAACAAAGAAGCAGCAGAGGTCCTGCAGACGAACCGGCGGCTCTTCGAGCAGAACGTCCAGCGGTCGCTGCGGGGCGGATACGTGGGCGCCACCTACTTCGAGCGCTGTCTGAAATAG